The Falco rusticolus isolate bFalRus1 chromosome 15, bFalRus1.pri, whole genome shotgun sequence genome has a segment encoding these proteins:
- the LOC119158021 gene encoding metallothionein-1, protein MDSQDCPCATGGTCTCGDNCKCKNCKCTSCKKGCCSCCPAGCAKCAQGCVCKGPPSAKCSCCK, encoded by the exons ATGGACTCCCAGGACTGCCCTTGTGCCACTG gTGGCACCTGCACCTGCGGGGAtaactgcaaatgcaaaaacTGCAAATGTACATCGTGCAAAAAAG gctgctgctcctgctgcccggCGGGATGTGCCAAGTGTGCGCAGGGCTGCGTCTGCAAGGGCCCCCCCTCCGCCaagtgcagctgctgcaaataG